From one Rhopalosiphum padi isolate XX-2018 chromosome 2, ASM2088224v1, whole genome shotgun sequence genomic stretch:
- the LOC132922206 gene encoding small ribosomal subunit protein uS17: MADQTEKAFQKQPTVFLNRKESKKKKPLRHYRSVGLGFKTPREAIDGTYIDKKCPFTGNVSIRGRILTGMVRKMKMQRTIVIRRDYLHYISKYNRFEKRHKNMSVHLSPCFRDVEIGDIVTIGECRPLSKTVRFNVLKVTKGTGAKKGFKKF, from the exons ATGGCTGAtcag ACCGAAAAAGCTTTTCAAAAACAACCCACTGTATTCTTGAACCGCAAGGAATCCAAGAAGAAGAAGCCTCTCCGTCATTACCGCAGCGTTGGTCTCGGTTTTAAAACTCCCAGAGAG gcgATTGATGGAACTTATATTGACAAGAAATGTCCATTTACCGGTAATGTTTCCATCCGAGGACGTATTTTGACTGGTATGGTGCGTAAAATGAAGATGCAAAGGACTATTGTGATCAGGAGGGATTATTTGCACTACATCAGTAAATACAATCGTTTTGAAAAACGTCACAAAAATATGTCTGTCCACTTATCACCCTGTTTCCG tgATGTGGAAATTGGAGATATTGTCACAATTGGTGAATGCCGACCCCTTAGTAAAACAGTCAGGTTTAACGTACTGAAAGTGACAAAGGGAACTGGAGCAAAGAAAGGTTTCAAAAAATTCTaa
- the LOC132920322 gene encoding tyrosine-protein kinase Src42A, whose translation MGSCFSCQRGSSGKKDMTGSPSNAGNSKDNILPAVPNVPIQNMPPHDNIREVRNGPMPPVPDQEPSNATNASAKIFVALYDYDARTDEDLSFRKGEHLEILNDTQGDWWLARSKATKQEGYIPSNYVAKLKSIEAEPWYFGKIKRIEAEKKLLLPENDHGAFLIRDSESRRNDYSLSVRDGDTVKHYRIRQLDEGGFFIARRTTFRTLQELVEYYSKDADGLCVNLRKPCVQVEKPVTGGLSHSTRDQWEIDRSSLKFVRKLGHGQFGEVWEGLWNNTTPVAIKTLKTGTMDPKDFLAEAQIMKKLRHTKLIQLYAVCTMEEPIYIITELMKNGSLLDFLQGKGRGLKLQQLIDMAAQIASGMAYLESQNYIHRDLAARNVLVGESNIVKIADFGLARLIKEDEYEARVGARFPIKWTAPEAANYSKFSIKSDVWSFGILLTELVTYGRIPYPGMTNAEVLHQVEHGYRMPMPPNCPTALYDIMLECWHKDAMKRPTFETLQWKLEDFFTMEGSEYKEASGY comes from the exons ATGGGCAGCTGCTTCAGTTGTCAGAGGGGCTCGTCCGGCAAGAAGGACATGACGGGCTCGCCATCCAATGCTGGCAACAGTAAAGACAACATATTGCCAGCCGTGCCTAATGTACCCATACAGAATATGCCACCCCACGACAACATTCGCGAAGTCAGGAACGGACCAATGCCACCAGTCCCTGACCAGGAGCCTTCTAATGCCACAAATGCATCGGCAAAAATATTTGTAGCCCTTTATGATTATGATGCACGCACCGATGAAGACCTAAGCTTCAGGAAAGGAGAGCATTTAGAAATCCTAAATGATACACAAGGAGATTGGTGGCTAGCCAGGAGCAAAGCTACTAAACAAGAAGGTTATATTCCTTCTAATTATGTTGCCAAATTGAAGTCTATAGAGGCTGAGCCGTGGTATTTTGGCAAGATCAAAAGAATTGAAGCCgaaaaaaaattgcttttacCAGAAAATGATCATGGAGCATTTTTAATAAGGGATTCTGAAAGTAGAAGAAATGATTACTCTTTGTCTG TTCGTGATGGTGATACTGTTAAACATTACCGAATCAGACAACTAGATGAAGGTGGATTTTTCATTGCTCGGCGTACAACCTTTAGAACTCTACAGGAATTAGTAGAGTACTATAGTAAAGACGCTGACGGTTTATGTGTCAATTTACGTAAGCCTTGTGTACAG gTCGAAAAACCAGTAACTGGAGGTTTGTCACATAGTACAAGAGATCAATGGGAAATTGATAGATCTTCGCTGAAGTTTGTCAGAAAATTAGGACATGGTCAGTTTGGTGAAGTTTGGGAAGGCTTGTGGAATAATACAACACCTGTTGCTATAAAAACATTGAAGACtg gtacaATGGATCCCAAAGATTTCTTAGCTGAAgcacaaattatgaaaaaactcAGGCATaccaaattaattcaattatatgcTGTTTGCACTATGGAAGagcctatttatattattactgaacTGATGAAAAATGGAAGTTTATTAGACTTTTTACAAG GTAAAGGACGTGGTTTGAAACTCCAACAGTTAATTGATATGGCAGCTCAAATTGCATCTGGCATGGCATACCTTGAATCTCAAAATTATATTCATCGTGATCTTGCTGCTAGAAATGTCCTTGTTGGAGAGAGTAATATAGTGAAGATAGCAGATTTTGGTCTTGCTCGCCTTATAAAG gaGGATGAGTATGAAGCAAGAGTTGGTGCTAGATTCCCAATTAAATGGACTGCACCAGAAGCTGCTAATTATAgcaaattttctataaaatctgATGTATGGTCATTTGGAATTTTACTAACTGAGCTAGTTACCTATGGGCGAATACCTTATCcgg GTATGACCAATGCTGAGGTATTGCATCAAGTTGAGCATGGTTACCGAATGCCTATGCCGCCTAATTGTCCAACGGCGTTGTATGACATTATGTTAGAATGCTGGCATAAAGATGCAATGAAGAGACCAACATTTGAAACACTCCAGTGGAAACTAGAAGATTTCTTCACAATGGAGGGGTCTGAGTATAAAGAAGCATCGGGTTACTGA